A stretch of Castanea sativa cultivar Marrone di Chiusa Pesio chromosome 2, ASM4071231v1 DNA encodes these proteins:
- the LOC142625007 gene encoding uncharacterized protein LOC142625007 produces the protein MILGSDCDTELFAMISWTLWFRCNKSSFSPSGIPLEQVLQHAYEGLQEFWTANQPAQLQRVRPRERWSDPHAGLYRINFDGALFTSLDRARIGVIIWDCNGLVMASLSQAIPLPLTVLETETVAVARALEFALELGLDSVILEGDYEILMKSLMQDSLSLATSGLLIQDVKVIAESFQCISFSHVRREGNKVAHNLVRHAYHVTGFSVWMKDVPSHTLVSYQADLPIS, from the coding sequence ATGATACTAGGGTCCGATTGTGATACAGAGTTGTTTGCAATGATATCGTGGACTTTATGGTTTCGGTGCAACAAGTCAAGCTTCTCACCATCAGGTATCCCACTTGAACAGGTGCTTCAACATGCCTATGAAGGCCTTCAAGAATTCTGGACAGCCAACCAACCAGCCCAGCTACAACGAGTAAGGCCGAGAGAACGCTGGTCTGATCCACACGCTGGGCTCTATAGAATAAATTTTGATGGGGCATTGTTCACCTCATTGGATAGAGCTAGAATAGGTGTCATAATATGGGACTGCAATGGCTTGGTAATGGCTTCCTTATCTCAAGCCATTCCTCTTCCTCTCACTGTGCTAGAGACAGAAACAGTTGCAGTAGCAAGGGCCCTAGAATTTGCACTAGAATTGGGGTTGGATTCGGTCATTTTGGAGGGTGACTATGAAATACTCATGAAATCATTGATGCAGGATTCGCTATCCTTAGCTACATCTGGTCTTTTGATTCAAGATGTGAAAGTTATTGCTGAATCTTTTCAATGTATTAGTTTTTCTCATGTTCGTAGAGAAGGAAATAAAGTAGCTCACAACCTAGTTAGGCATGCATATCATGTCACTGGTTTTTCTGTATGGATGAAAGATGTCCCATCGCACACCTTAGTTTCTTATCAGGCAGATTTGCCTATTTCATAA